The Oreochromis niloticus isolate F11D_XX linkage group LG4, O_niloticus_UMD_NMBU, whole genome shotgun sequence DNA segment AttttatttgagcaaaattgtTATTAATAGGCCAAtgttattgttgaggggcacagacaggactccacatgcacacattttttttttttttaaaaagtgaaaaaaaaaaaaagccttaagAAAAGGGCACTTGGGGCACCCACCACGAAAGGGGCAGATGCCTCCCACCCCCCTTCTACATGTGCATGGTGTAGGATAGTATTACCAATTCTTTGTGACGTAAGAGACTTTGATGGAATgggcaataatttttttaaaaaagtaaaccaGTTATACTGAAGGATTCAGAAATTAATtgaacctcctaggacctggcgtccacatatatggacatcacattttgggttgtctagaccaaaatactaaattttgctctacaagggcctgatatcctattatgaggacattatactgccattTTTCTcggaaacaaaaatcaggtaaaaaaaaaaaatcacgtaattctttgtttttgcattcatcaggtcccaatcagcccaaatagcaaagagaaattaaaaatgcatgtcatgaaagagttcaggtcttGGGAGGTTAAGGAAgattaattatggagttccacagggttctttGCTAGGACCAATACTTTTtccattatacatgcttcccttaggcagcgtTATAAAAAGggatagcatacattttcactgctatgcagatacccaactttatctatccGTGAAACCAGATGACACACACTAATTAGTTACATTGCAGGAATgtgttaaagacaaaaagaccTGGGTGATCTAAAAGTTTCTTTGAGTTATTTGTGACCAGGATATTTCCTTCAGTGTGAATATTAAATAactatgtaggactgctttcatGTATTTGCCTAATatttctaaaattagaaacattctATACCAGAGTGATGGTGTAAAGCTAGTCTGCTTTGTCCTTTTTCGTGTCGACTTCATTGCTGCAAATAAACTGCTAACTGTGACTCTTCTGTGTCCTTGAAATAAGTCCTGGTCAAACTAGTGGTGTAACAGAGAGTGCTGACAGTGGCTAGAaaaagagagcagatttctcccaTGCTGGCTTCTCTTTATTGGCACACTGTTAAATCCCGAATCTAATTTAACAGTCTTCTCATAAACTGTGTTTTAGCTGCATACTTCTAATAATAaggcccatcttatcttaaagacctcgtagtaccccaatagagcactttgctctgaAAATATCATGCATACATATAATATGCATGCACTGCAATGCAGCGTGTGATAATTAAAAGCTACACTTTAGCTATTAGGAGTGGCTCGAGGTTATAGGAGACATTCATTTTAGTTGAATCCTTGAATATGTCCCCTCCTAATTATGTCTCTCCATCAATTTTCCTACCACATGAATTTCACCTTCCTCTGTCTCTTCCTCATTCTCTTATTGGGACTGTGGTAAACACCATTATCAACAGTCAACAGTCATGCGTTACAAAATAAATGAGGTTTGGCTCAAGATTTGTATtgtacatatttaaaaaaatgattgaaTATCATACCATGTGCATGTACATATCACTCGTGCAAAAAGAAGTCTTCATCTAGCGTTTTGAGATtaatctttaaatattttgcttgttCTTTGTTGAAATACAGAAAATGCTTTGTCATCGCACGTGACTATCTGCCAGCAGgtcacattaaacattaaagttAATGATGAGTTTTCTAAGAATcaggaggagaaaagaaaatgcaacTTCATCCTGTGTGTCACGGTTGTTACAGATACCTGTGCTCAGTGATTGGTGGAAACATACGTCACATCTGTCGCGAGCTCCTCCGTGGAGTATAAACACAGGGACCCGCGAGTGTGCCGTTTCATACCAGGGGAGAAATCTTTGAGGAGTTTTTGCTTCAACAGTGTTTGAACGGAACTTCTTGTCTTTGTCCAACTTTACATTTCAGCTACAGATAAAGTCGACGTAAAGCTTTATTTTTGTACCGTTTTTTGTTAATAAAAAGCTCAAGAAACGCCAGCCGAAATGGAGTCCCAAGTGCGTCAGAACTACCACCGCGACTGCGAGGCCGCCATCAACCGGATGGTGAACATGGAGCTGTTTGCCTCTTACACCTACACTTCTATGGtgagaacacagaaaaagtccATCATCAAAACAGACTCTTTTCTGATGAATCTACTGCAGAGGAATGTTTACTATTTTTAAATGACGGCATTGTTTGCTGTTTAAATTTGAAATGATTTTATAATGAATATTAAAGTTAAATGGCACAGCCAGAACAGGGATTTAATTGTGGCACACTATGATGTATTTTGTTAATGCAGCTTTTTAACAATtgccagctttttttttaaactcagtttAGACTCAGTTGGGACCTCGGGTGAAAGTTTAAAGGTCACAATGTGAAAATGAATCAAAAAATCTCAAAAGATGTTTTGACAGTTATATATTTTTCTCAGTTCATTGTATgtttaatggaaaaaaagaccTGGAGAGCATATGCTGCTCCATTCATACTTGCAGCAACCCTGCACAGAGCAAGATTCTGTGTAGGTGGGTGTCAAGTTTAAATTGTTTGGCCAGCAATAACTAACAGCAAGAGTAAATGGACATGAGATTCAGGGTCTTAGTCTCTATTTCAGCAGTTATCTCAGTCTAAACCAGCTGAACTGTCCATCATGAATCATGACAGTCTGTCTCCACAACTGTTTGTCACAATGCTTGATTTCCAGAATAATTGTTGCTGTGTACTAATAACCTGTGTCTGATTTCTCAGGCCTTCTACTTTGACCGTGATGATGTGGCCCTGCCAGGCTTCTCCCACTTCTTCAAGGAGAACAGCCATGAGGAGAGGGAGCACGCTGACAAGCTGCTGTCCTTCCAGAACAAGAGAGGAGGTCGCATCTTACTCCAGGACATCAAGGTGTGTACAAACTGATCTAGTCCTACTGTGACATACCTGACTGTGTCTCCAACACAGAAACTGGGATTAATGAACAGTGTTATGACACTTGTTCTCTTAACGTTGTTGCATTAGTGTGTAATGTGTACACAAAGCTTAAAACAAGTGTTCAGTCTTTAACAGAATTGTTTCTTGTGCAGAAACCAGAGCGTAATGAGTGGGGCAGCGGGCTGGAGGCCATGCAGTGTGCTCTGCAGCTGGAGAAGAAAGTCAACCAGGCTCTGCTGGACCTGCACAAGCTGGCTTCTCAGCATGATGACCCTCATGTAAGTGGGAGGAGGAGGGAAGAGTTTGGGGTTAAAGACTGAACTAGTTCATGCTGTGTATGTTTGACAAATCACCAAATGTTAACtgtaatttgtgtttgttttcccaGCTGTGTGACTTCCTGGAGAGCCAC contains these protein-coding regions:
- the LOC109202006 gene encoding ferritin, middle subunit-like; this encodes MESQVRQNYHRDCEAAINRMVNMELFASYTYTSMAFYFDRDDVALPGFSHFFKENSHEEREHADKLLSFQNKRGGRILLQDIKKPERNEWGSGLEAMQCALQLEKKVNQALLDLHKLASQHDDPHLCDFLESHYLDEQVKSIKKLGDHITNLTRMDAHNNKMAEYLFDKHTLGDKS